The Anaerolineales bacterium region ATCCTCCAAAGCCAGTGTGAAGGCATGGGAAAGCCAACTGGAGGCCGCTTGGCCCAGGCTGGGCTATAAGTCGACGACGATCATCAAGAGCGAGAAAGAGCTGACCAGGCTTCTGGCAGCTCAGCCTTTCGCAGGCACTTTGCATGGCGAAAGGTCTTACTTGCTGATCACCTTTTTTAAGCACCGCCCAAAATTGGGTTTTGACTTACCGTTCCAGCCAGAGGGTAAGCCGTTCCGTTTTGTGCACTATGCCGAGAAGGCGCTATGCAGCATCACTGACACCAGCATGCCCATGGACCCTGGCGGCTGGATCGAGCGCCGTTATGGCAAAGAAATCACCTCGCGCACGCCGTTGACGATCGAGCGTATCTTGCGCAAGATGACCGGCTAGGACCACTTCTCCCATTTCACGAGTTCATCAAAGTCTTTGCGGCCTTTGAGAAGCTTGGCCAGACGCAGCTTCTCTTTCTCAGCCGGATAACCGAAGGAGATAGCCATCAACGCTTGCCAGTCTTCGGGGATGCCAAGCAGCGCGGCGACCTTGTCGCTGTCGTAGAGCGTGGCCAGGCATGAGCCCACGCCCAATTCGGTGGCGGCCAGCTGCATATAGGCAGCAGCCTGACCCGCGTCGAATAGAGCACCGTAGAACTTCTCGGGTGGGGGCGTGAGGATGAGCACACCCAGGGCCGCGCCCGCCAGGTGGCCGGCGAACTGGCCCAGTTTGCTGACCTGGCGCAGCGTCTCGCGCTGGCGAATGGCGAGGAAGCGCCAGGCTTGGCGATTCTTGGATGACTGAGAACGACGGCCCGCCTTCAGGATGGCCAGCACTACCTCGTCAGGCAACGGCTCATCTGTGAAGTCGCGAATGGCGCGCTTACGGCGGATGGCTTCAGATACTTTCATGGTTGAACTTCTCCTTCGATGAGAGTTAGAACGTGAAGTTCGTTGCCGCTGACGAACGCAAGCCGCCGTCCATCCGGCGACCAGCGTAGCGTATGAACATCTGGCAGAGGTGGGGTGAGTTGCTGAGGCATAGTAGCAGGGTCAAGGGCATCTGCCAGCCACCACAGGCTGCCGTCAGCCGCTATAAAAGCCACTGCGCTGCCTTCTGGCTGCCAAGCTACATGCTCAACCGCAAAGTCAAGCTGGATCTGGCGGCTGGCGCCAGTATCTTGGTTGAAGACACCCAGCACAGCCTTGCGGGTTGTGTACAAGACGCCACTTGGCTGGCTTGGATGCCAGGCCA contains the following coding sequences:
- a CDS encoding DUF1697 domain-containing protein is translated as MAKYVALLRGIAPAFPNMKNTDLRAVFEQEGFAGVESVLSSGNIIFESSKASVKAWESQLEAAWPRLGYKSTTIIKSEKELTRLLAAQPFAGTLHGERSYLLITFFKHRPKLGFDLPFQPEGKPFRFVHYAEKALCSITDTSMPMDPGGWIERRYGKEITSRTPLTIERILRKMTG
- a CDS encoding nitroreductase family protein encodes the protein MKVSEAIRRKRAIRDFTDEPLPDEVVLAILKAGRRSQSSKNRQAWRFLAIRQRETLRQVSKLGQFAGHLAGAALGVLILTPPPEKFYGALFDAGQAAAYMQLAATELGVGSCLATLYDSDKVAALLGIPEDWQALMAISFGYPAEKEKLRLAKLLKGRKDFDELVKWEKWS